The Niastella koreensis GR20-10 genome includes a window with the following:
- a CDS encoding GNAT family N-acetyltransferase — MTGIVTVNTKKQLKAFIDFPHDLYADDSNYVPELFIAQRDLLTPGKHPFHEHSKVQLFLYYKDNAIAGRIAAILNNNHNRFNNTTDGFFGFFESTNDLTVALALFNEAEQWLLAQGATTIIGPVNPTTNDPCGMLIDGFDKPPLAMMTYNKPYYTSLMEAMSLKKKVDLLAWDISKEEVDERPLLLEERLLSRLRQKNITIRPVRKKDLVNEAKQVREVYNAAWDKNLGFVPMTDKEFDYLANDLKMVLDEQFCLIAEHNGKQIGFALAIPDINQILIKVRRGRLLPTGIFKLLFNMKKVNRIRVLALGVNKEYRKLGIEACFYAAIIKRTGERKMKGAEASWILEHNEMMNKGIESINGKVYKRYRIYEKPL, encoded by the coding sequence ATGACCGGTATAGTAACCGTAAATACAAAAAAGCAGTTAAAGGCTTTCATTGATTTTCCGCATGACCTGTATGCCGATGACAGTAATTATGTGCCTGAGCTGTTTATTGCCCAGCGCGATCTGCTAACCCCGGGCAAGCATCCATTTCACGAGCATTCCAAGGTGCAGTTATTCCTTTATTATAAGGATAACGCCATCGCTGGAAGGATCGCTGCCATCCTGAACAATAATCATAACCGTTTTAATAATACCACCGACGGGTTCTTTGGCTTTTTCGAGAGCACCAACGACCTTACCGTAGCCCTTGCATTATTTAACGAAGCAGAACAATGGCTGTTGGCACAGGGCGCCACTACGATAATTGGTCCGGTGAATCCAACTACCAATGACCCCTGCGGTATGCTGATAGATGGTTTCGACAAACCACCGCTGGCCATGATGACGTATAATAAACCCTATTATACATCCTTGATGGAAGCCATGAGCCTTAAGAAAAAGGTAGACCTGCTGGCCTGGGATATCAGCAAAGAGGAAGTAGATGAACGGCCATTGTTGCTGGAAGAAAGACTGCTGAGCAGGCTTCGCCAGAAGAATATTACCATCAGGCCAGTACGCAAAAAAGACCTTGTAAACGAAGCAAAGCAGGTACGCGAGGTGTACAACGCCGCCTGGGATAAGAACCTGGGGTTTGTACCCATGACTGATAAAGAGTTCGATTACCTGGCAAATGACCTGAAGATGGTGCTGGATGAACAGTTTTGCCTGATAGCCGAACACAATGGCAAACAGATAGGTTTTGCCCTGGCCATTCCCGATATTAACCAGATCCTGATTAAAGTACGTCGCGGAAGGTTACTGCCCACCGGCATCTTCAAGCTGCTGTTCAATATGAAAAAAGTGAACCGCATTCGGGTGCTGGCGCTGGGGGTAAACAAAGAATACCGGAAACTGGGCATTGAAGCCTGTTTTTACGCCGCCATTATAAAACGCACAGGTGAACGAAAAATGAAAGGCGCGGAAGCCTCCTGGATCCTGGAGCACAATGAAATGATGAATAAAGGAATTGAGAGCATCAACGGAAAGGTGTACAAGCGTTACCGTATATATGAAAAACCTTTATGA
- the spt gene encoding serine palmitoyltransferase: MRNILQQKIELFKDADQIREQGLYPYFRVIESGQETEVTLNGKRVLMFGSNSYLGLTNHPLIAEAATRAIEKYGSGCAGSRFLNGTLDLHVELESRLAAYTGKEDAVLFSTGFQANLGVLSALAGRADVLLLDEYDHASIIDGSRLSFSRSIKYRHNDMEDLEHRLKLLPANAFKLIVTDGIFSMEGDIANLPAITRLAEEYGAAVMVDDAHALGVIGANGAGTASHFNLTSETDLIMGTFSKSLASLGGFVAGDKEVIDFLKHKARALIFSASMTPASTASVIAALDIIEQEPQRIQKLWDNTNHMLLMLQEQGFDTGETQSPIIPVRIGDNYKTFLFTKALQDKGIFVNPVVSPAVPSESSLIRLSLMATHSFSQIEEAVEKMKETALSLGIELKLKKESA, translated from the coding sequence ATGCGAAATATACTACAGCAAAAGATTGAACTGTTTAAAGATGCAGATCAGATCAGGGAACAAGGGCTATATCCTTATTTCCGCGTGATTGAATCAGGACAGGAAACAGAGGTAACGCTAAACGGCAAACGAGTGTTGATGTTTGGCTCCAACTCTTACCTCGGCCTTACAAACCACCCATTGATAGCAGAAGCGGCCACCAGGGCTATTGAAAAGTATGGCAGCGGTTGTGCAGGTTCCCGGTTTTTAAACGGCACCCTCGACTTACATGTGGAACTGGAAAGCAGGCTGGCAGCTTATACCGGAAAGGAAGACGCTGTTCTTTTCAGCACCGGCTTCCAGGCCAACCTGGGCGTGCTTTCTGCACTGGCAGGCCGTGCAGACGTGTTGTTACTGGATGAGTACGATCATGCCTCTATTATCGATGGCAGCAGGCTTTCGTTCTCCCGGTCTATCAAATACCGTCATAATGATATGGAGGACCTTGAGCACCGGTTGAAGTTACTTCCTGCCAATGCGTTTAAGCTGATTGTTACAGACGGCATTTTCAGTATGGAAGGTGATATCGCCAACCTGCCTGCCATTACCCGCCTGGCAGAAGAATATGGCGCCGCCGTAATGGTAGACGATGCACATGCGTTGGGCGTGATTGGCGCAAATGGCGCGGGTACCGCTTCCCATTTCAACCTCACCAGTGAAACCGACCTGATCATGGGCACCTTCAGCAAGTCGCTGGCTTCACTGGGCGGCTTTGTGGCAGGCGACAAAGAGGTGATCGATTTCCTGAAACACAAAGCCAGGGCGCTTATCTTCAGCGCCAGCATGACACCCGCCTCAACCGCCAGTGTTATAGCGGCCCTCGACATTATAGAACAGGAGCCACAACGCATTCAAAAATTATGGGATAATACCAACCATATGTTGCTGATGCTGCAGGAGCAGGGTTTCGATACAGGCGAAACGCAAAGCCCTATCATTCCGGTACGCATCGGTGATAACTATAAGACCTTTTTGTTTACCAAAGCCCTGCAGGACAAAGGCATTTTTGTAAACCCGGTTGTGTCTCCCGCGGTTCCGTCAGAATCATCCCTGATAAGGCTTTCTCTCATGGCCACCCATTCTTTCAGCCAGATTGAAGAAGCGGTAGAGAAAATGAAAGAAACAGCCCTTTCACTGGGTATTGAACTGAAACTGAAAAAAGAAAGCGCATGA
- a CDS encoding AraC family transcriptional regulator codes for MKSVSPVYLHSIKDMNDLTGHSWHMEGLKVLIKKPEHTKPHFAHPFRTDSYWVLLVMDDCLTIQLNGEEHVVKENDLLIIPPHMVRQSDGATNTCNAACVAFTPDFLLDTGLSQRHIDLFEFLLNSRSTHLHLAADDASRFMTLILLLQEKNLSQDQHPFSADVVRHFFNVFQFELAGLYHKYSNQKKTVHDHKEEILWKFLGLLSKHIKTERSLLFYANRLYVTPKYLTQTVKKITGKTAGKYIDDLVIVEAKNLLRDPSLSIAQVADLLYFSDQFFFSKFFKRYTGITPSDYRKSV; via the coding sequence ATGAAGAGTGTTAGCCCTGTTTACCTGCATTCGATCAAGGATATGAACGACCTTACCGGTCATTCATGGCATATGGAAGGCCTGAAGGTGTTGATAAAAAAGCCGGAGCATACAAAGCCTCACTTTGCACATCCTTTTCGTACAGATTCTTATTGGGTATTGCTGGTTATGGATGATTGTTTAACTATTCAACTGAATGGAGAAGAACATGTTGTAAAAGAAAATGACCTGTTAATCATCCCGCCGCATATGGTGCGTCAGTCGGACGGGGCAACCAATACCTGCAATGCAGCCTGCGTGGCCTTTACGCCAGACTTCCTGTTAGACACAGGCCTTTCTCAAAGACATATAGATCTGTTTGAATTTCTTTTAAACAGCCGCAGTACCCATCTGCACCTGGCTGCTGACGATGCTTCCCGGTTCATGACTCTTATCCTGCTGTTACAGGAAAAGAATTTGTCACAGGACCAACATCCGTTCTCCGCAGATGTAGTACGTCATTTTTTTAATGTGTTCCAGTTTGAACTGGCCGGGCTTTACCACAAATATTCAAACCAGAAAAAAACCGTACACGATCACAAAGAGGAGATCTTATGGAAGTTCCTGGGTTTGTTATCGAAACATATAAAAACGGAACGTAGTTTACTGTTTTATGCCAACAGATTGTATGTAACCCCCAAGTACCTTACCCAAACGGTAAAGAAGATCACCGGCAAAACAGCAGGCAAATATATCGACGACCTGGTAATAGTGGAAGCCAAGAATTTATTGCGCGATCCTTCCCTGAGCATTGCACAGGTAGCGGACCTGCTGTATTTCAGCGATCAGTTTTTCTTTAGCAAATTCTTTAAACGTTATACCGGGATCACCCCTTCCGACTATAGAAAAAGCGTTTAG
- a CDS encoding DoxX family protein, producing the protein MKTKIVFWVTTGFLFLTQALMPIFTTNDSTTKEAITHLGYPIYFILMLAIFKLLGGLALIIPQMPLRVKEWAYAGFAIDFIAAFVSMTIIDGLKTVNIFPSIGLTILIISYWSYYKIVQAR; encoded by the coding sequence ATGAAAACCAAAATAGTTTTCTGGGTAACCACCGGTTTTCTTTTCCTGACCCAGGCTTTGATGCCCATCTTCACCACCAATGACAGTACAACAAAGGAAGCAATAACACATTTAGGCTATCCCATTTATTTTATATTAATGTTAGCCATCTTTAAATTACTCGGTGGTCTTGCATTGATTATTCCTCAAATGCCGCTCCGGGTAAAAGAGTGGGCCTATGCAGGTTTTGCCATTGACTTTATTGCAGCCTTTGTAAGTATGACAATTATTGACGGATTGAAAACCGTTAACATCTTTCCTTCCATAGGCTTAACCATTTTAATAATCTCCTATTGGAGTTATTATAAAATAGTTCAGGCCCGTTAA
- a CDS encoding VOC family protein produces MIVINPYLNFAGDTEKAMLFYKSVFGGDFNVFEKFKDMPGGDKISAEAQQKIMHMSLPMGKHTHLLASDTLESMGQTLTPGNNFTLTVITESEKEADKIFNGLSNGGQITMAMNKGFWGAYVGMLTDKFGIQWMISFDAKK; encoded by the coding sequence ATGATTGTGATTAATCCTTATTTAAATTTTGCAGGCGATACCGAAAAGGCAATGCTGTTTTACAAATCAGTTTTCGGCGGTGACTTCAATGTGTTCGAGAAATTTAAAGACATGCCGGGTGGCGATAAAATTTCTGCAGAAGCGCAGCAAAAAATAATGCACATGTCGTTACCCATGGGTAAACATACTCATTTGCTGGCCTCGGATACGTTAGAATCCATGGGACAAACTTTAACTCCGGGAAACAACTTCACGCTTACCGTAATTACCGAATCTGAGAAAGAAGCCGATAAGATCTTCAATGGCCTTTCTAACGGTGGCCAAATAACGATGGCCATGAATAAAGGTTTCTGGGGAGCTTATGTAGGCATGCTTACTGATAAGTTCGGCATTCAATGGATGATAAGTTTTGATGCGAAAAAATAA
- a CDS encoding GlxA family transcriptional regulator gives MKEVSIIIPHEALISSIEDARYLFSKVNEYLCQQGGSPVFHVKLVGLTREISLVHGHYMIKTDAVIQEVERPDLIIIPSINEEIIPLLTFNLKFNPWLIQNYQLGSEIASLCTGSFLLASTGLLKEKDCATHWQYANEFRAYFPTVKLVDDKIITEQKGIYTSGGSTSYWNLLLHLVEKYTDKSTAIWASKYFSLDISRNSQSQFAIFNGQKEHTDKEVLFIQEFIELHYGEKFTVETLAGKVNVARRTFERRFRNATHNSIIEYIQRVKIEVAKKQLEAGRKTAYEVMFDVGYTDMNAFREVFSKVAGLTPVEYRNKYNTL, from the coding sequence ATGAAGGAGGTTTCCATTATCATTCCTCATGAAGCACTGATCTCTTCCATTGAAGATGCCAGGTACCTGTTTTCAAAGGTAAATGAGTATCTCTGTCAGCAGGGTGGAAGCCCGGTGTTCCATGTTAAACTGGTAGGCCTCACAAGGGAAATTTCCCTGGTACATGGGCATTATATGATAAAAACCGATGCGGTGATCCAGGAAGTTGAAAGGCCCGATCTGATAATAATACCCTCCATTAATGAAGAAATTATTCCGCTCCTGACCTTTAACCTGAAATTCAATCCCTGGCTTATTCAGAACTACCAGTTGGGTTCAGAGATCGCCAGCCTTTGCACCGGCTCCTTTTTACTGGCATCAACAGGGTTGTTAAAGGAAAAGGACTGCGCCACGCACTGGCAATATGCCAATGAATTCAGGGCCTATTTCCCCACAGTTAAACTGGTAGATGATAAGATCATTACTGAACAGAAAGGTATTTATACAAGCGGCGGCTCTACCTCATACTGGAATTTGTTATTGCACCTGGTTGAAAAGTATACTGATAAATCGACTGCCATCTGGGCCTCAAAATATTTTTCCCTGGATATAAGCAGGAACAGCCAATCTCAATTTGCCATCTTTAACGGGCAAAAGGAGCATACCGATAAAGAGGTGCTGTTCATCCAGGAGTTTATTGAATTACATTATGGCGAAAAATTTACCGTGGAGACTTTAGCGGGTAAAGTAAATGTGGCCAGAAGGACCTTTGAAAGGCGGTTCAGAAATGCCACGCATAATTCCATTATTGAATATATTCAACGGGTAAAAATAGAAGTAGCTAAAAAGCAACTGGAAGCCGGCAGAAAAACAGCCTACGAAGTAATGTTCGATGTGGGGTATACAGATATGAACGCTTTTCGTGAGGTGTTCAGTAAAGTTGCCGGGTTAACACCTGTAGAGTACAGGAATAAATACAATACGTTATGA
- a CDS encoding response regulator, with amino-acid sequence MEQQKTTILIVDDNEEILEFLSDDLQADYHVLTAQDGSAALQQLHEHIVHLVISDVMMDKMDGFELCQRMKADFELSHIPIILLTAKNILQSKIEGLKSGADVYIEKPFSPEHLNAQVASLLENRNRLKEYFAKSPLVHIKGVAHNRMDEEFMEQLHQVIQKNITDHDLDVERLATMMNMSRPTLYRKIKSITDLSPNEMINLTRLKIAAEMISQGNTHMNDIAEKVGYNSLTQFGRNFQKQFNMTPTEYAKQWS; translated from the coding sequence ATGGAACAACAAAAGACCACCATACTTATTGTAGATGACAATGAAGAGATCCTCGAATTTCTTTCAGACGATTTGCAGGCAGACTATCATGTGCTTACCGCCCAGGATGGCTCAGCAGCCCTGCAGCAATTACACGAACATATTGTTCACCTGGTGATCAGCGATGTGATGATGGATAAAATGGATGGATTTGAATTATGTCAACGCATGAAAGCCGATTTTGAATTGAGCCATATTCCTATCATCCTCCTAACAGCTAAAAACATCCTGCAATCAAAAATTGAAGGGCTTAAATCGGGGGCAGATGTTTACATAGAAAAACCATTTTCGCCCGAACACCTGAATGCCCAGGTGGCCAGCCTGCTCGAAAACCGCAACCGGCTTAAAGAATATTTTGCCAAAAGTCCGTTGGTGCATATTAAAGGCGTTGCCCACAACCGGATGGATGAAGAGTTTATGGAACAATTACATCAGGTTATTCAAAAAAATATTACAGACCATGACCTGGATGTGGAAAGACTGGCCACTATGATGAATATGAGCCGCCCTACCCTGTACCGGAAAATAAAATCCATCACCGATCTTTCGCCCAATGAAATGATCAACCTGACAAGGTTGAAAATAGCGGCGGAAATGATCAGCCAGGGGAATACCCATATGAATGATATTGCAGAAAAAGTAGGTTATAATTCATTGACCCAGTTTGGCAGGAACTTTCAGAAGCAGTTTAATATGACACCGACTGAATACGCAAAACAGTGGTCATAA
- a CDS encoding ligand-binding sensor domain-containing protein: MKKRIAISMIALLVWCGAFSQPYDFRSYQVEKGLSNNTVTCSFQDKRGFMWFGTKDGLNRFDGRGFKVFRQINNDSNSLGNNSITKLLQDKQGVLWVGTERGLYKYNEEKENFSLLNNSLPSYIQGIGNDGHGNLWFIARFRLFKYERAGSTITEYPINNNDDYYTAVCGDTAGHIWVASGHGQLGLFNETDGRFIWYPLFAHSRPPVSTYIEKIFDSGEGFLLIGTSNQGVKQFDLAVHTYTDILTYNEDGTEIFVRDFIKSSRYEYWVGTESGIYIYDTRSHSALNLKKSYNNPYALTDNAIYSLSRDREGGLWIGTYFGGVNYYSNQHLLFEKYFPQTGQNSISGNAVREIVQDSAGNFWIGTEDAGLNKYNPHTGRFINYQPGQSPYNIAHTNIHGLLIDGHVLWIGTFEHGLDKMDLCTGKVIRHYIAGGDANSLKSNFVYSLYKTKAGQIYLATSNGFYQYNRDADNFQLLSFLPFNTFYSGVLEDDQGTLWIATFNAGLFFYNPTKEIYGHYRVLSHGEDALVKTRITRLYQDRQHNIWVSTENGLYCFNQERSFLKTYSDKNGLPSNLIYNTLEDRQGNLFITTSKGLVRYDVNHGAITIFTQASGLLTDQFNYNSGFMDAAGKLYFGSVKGMIAFNPDGFQPNNYTPPVYFTGFQIFNKEAAISNQGSPLNKSIVLTQKITLPYNQATFSIEFSALSFSSPANVQYAYQMRGIDNAWNYIGANNRIYFTNLPPNTYHLSVKSGSGNDRWSNNMVSITIEILPPWYKSTLAYLLYSALLLLAAYLIFRFYHNRQLARQQREMELFEIKKEKESYQSKMDFFTKIAHEIRTPLTLIRAPMEKMLKQVHALPQFEKYLLAMNRNTERLLTLTNQLLDFRKIESDHFLVNPTSFNVTELLRNACAIFQSAAEQKNLHMQVIATATVYVQADEESTIKIISNLLDNAVKYGKSKIIAEIQPLNQHDNCVTIAISNDGNLIPTALHDKVFEPFFRMKETEKATGTGIGLSLARSLAQLQKGDLTITTDRGLNTFIFTLPV; this comes from the coding sequence TTGAAGAAAAGAATTGCGATATCAATGATTGCCCTGTTGGTATGGTGCGGTGCTTTTTCCCAGCCTTACGACTTTAGAAGTTACCAGGTGGAGAAAGGACTTTCCAACAATACCGTTACCTGTTCGTTCCAGGATAAACGGGGATTTATGTGGTTTGGCACCAAGGATGGCCTGAACCGTTTTGATGGCCGCGGATTTAAAGTATTCCGGCAAATAAATAACGACAGCAACTCCCTCGGCAATAACTCCATCACAAAATTATTACAGGATAAACAAGGTGTGTTGTGGGTAGGTACAGAAAGAGGACTGTACAAATACAATGAAGAAAAGGAAAACTTTTCCCTGTTGAACAACAGCCTTCCCTCCTATATCCAGGGAATCGGAAACGATGGCCATGGCAACCTTTGGTTTATTGCCAGGTTCAGGCTTTTCAAATATGAAAGGGCTGGTTCAACCATCACAGAATATCCAATCAACAATAACGATGATTACTACACGGCCGTTTGCGGTGATACGGCCGGGCACATCTGGGTGGCCAGTGGTCATGGACAACTCGGCTTGTTCAATGAAACAGATGGCCGGTTCATTTGGTATCCACTATTCGCGCATTCCAGGCCGCCCGTGAGTACTTATATAGAAAAGATCTTCGACAGCGGCGAAGGTTTTTTGTTGATAGGCACCAGCAACCAGGGCGTAAAACAATTTGACCTGGCGGTGCATACCTATACCGACATCCTTACTTATAACGAAGATGGCACCGAAATTTTTGTACGCGATTTTATTAAAAGCTCCCGCTATGAATATTGGGTGGGCACCGAAAGCGGCATCTATATTTACGATACCCGGTCGCACAGCGCCCTCAATCTGAAAAAGAGTTATAACAATCCATATGCCTTAACTGATAATGCAATTTACTCGCTCAGCCGCGACCGGGAAGGCGGCTTATGGATCGGCACTTATTTCGGCGGGGTAAATTATTACTCCAACCAGCATCTGCTATTCGAAAAATATTTCCCGCAGACCGGACAAAATTCCATCAGTGGCAATGCGGTGCGGGAAATTGTACAGGACAGCGCCGGTAATTTCTGGATCGGGACCGAAGATGCGGGGCTGAACAAATACAATCCACACACGGGCCGGTTCATCAACTACCAGCCTGGCCAATCGCCTTACAATATTGCACATACTAATATTCATGGGTTGCTGATTGACGGGCATGTTTTATGGATCGGTACTTTTGAACACGGGCTCGACAAAATGGATCTTTGCACCGGGAAAGTTATCCGGCATTATATAGCCGGTGGAGATGCCAACAGCCTGAAAAGTAATTTCGTTTATTCCCTGTATAAAACAAAGGCCGGACAGATCTACCTGGCCACGTCCAATGGCTTTTACCAATATAACCGGGATGCCGACAATTTTCAACTGCTTTCATTTTTACCTTTCAACACTTTTTATTCAGGTGTACTGGAAGACGACCAAGGCACCCTGTGGATAGCCACCTTCAATGCGGGGTTGTTCTTTTACAATCCAACAAAAGAGATCTACGGCCATTACCGGGTGCTGAGCCATGGTGAAGATGCCCTGGTGAAAACACGCATTACCCGTTTGTACCAGGACAGGCAACACAACATCTGGGTCTCCACCGAAAACGGGTTGTACTGCTTTAACCAGGAACGTTCCTTCCTGAAAACTTATTCAGACAAAAACGGGTTGCCCAGCAATTTAATTTACAACACCCTGGAAGATAGACAGGGTAACCTTTTTATCACTACGTCAAAAGGACTTGTGCGATACGATGTTAACCACGGCGCCATTACTATTTTTACCCAGGCCAGCGGGCTGCTGACCGATCAGTTCAATTACAATTCAGGGTTCATGGATGCAGCCGGCAAACTATATTTTGGCAGTGTAAAAGGAATGATCGCGTTCAACCCCGATGGCTTTCAGCCAAACAATTATACACCCCCGGTTTACTTCACCGGCTTCCAGATCTTTAACAAGGAGGCGGCCATCAGTAACCAGGGCTCACCGCTGAACAAATCCATTGTACTTACGCAAAAGATAACGTTGCCGTATAACCAGGCTACTTTCAGCATTGAGTTTTCGGCATTAAGCTTCAGCTCGCCGGCCAACGTGCAATATGCTTATCAAATGCGGGGCATAGACAATGCCTGGAACTATATTGGCGCCAACAACCGGATCTATTTTACCAACCTGCCGCCCAATACGTATCACTTGTCTGTAAAGAGTGGCAGCGGCAATGACAGGTGGAGCAATAATATGGTTAGTATTACTATTGAAATTCTGCCACCCTGGTACAAAAGCACGCTGGCCTACCTGTTATACAGCGCCCTGTTACTGTTAGCGGCTTACCTGATTTTCCGGTTTTATCACAACCGGCAACTGGCCAGGCAACAACGGGAAATGGAATTGTTTGAAATAAAAAAGGAAAAAGAGAGCTACCAGTCCAAAATGGATTTCTTTACCAAGATTGCCCATGAAATCCGTACTCCGCTGACGTTGATAAGGGCCCCCATGGAAAAAATGCTGAAGCAGGTACATGCCCTGCCGCAGTTTGAAAAATACCTGCTGGCGATGAACCGGAATACGGAACGGCTGCTCACCTTAACGAACCAGCTGCTTGACTTCCGGAAAATAGAATCAGACCATTTCCTGGTGAACCCCACCAGTTTCAATGTAACCGAACTGCTCAGGAATGCCTGCGCCATTTTTCAATCGGCAGCCGAGCAGAAAAACCTGCACATGCAGGTTATTGCAACAGCTACTGTTTATGTACAGGCAGATGAAGAGAGCACCATTAAGATCATCAGCAACCTGCTTGACAATGCCGTGAAATATGGTAAATCGAAGATCATCGCAGAAATACAACCTTTAAACCAGCACGACAACTGCGTAACCATCGCTATCAGCAATGATGGCAACCTTATTCCAACCGCATTGCATGATAAAGTATTTGAACCATTTTTCCGGATGAAGGAAACCGAAAAAGCAACCGGTACCGGTATTGGTCTGTCACTCGCCCGTTCGCTTGCGCAATTACAGAAAGGCGATCTGACCATTACAACTGACCGGGGGCTGAATACATTTATTTTTACATTACCTGTTTAA